A single genomic interval of Rosistilla ulvae harbors:
- the metK gene encoding methionine adenosyltransferase — protein MSSGKYLFTSESVSMGHPDKLADQISDGILDALLEQDPNSRVACETMVTTGMACIAGEISSQANVKFSDVVRQVINEVGYTDDKMGINGSTCAVLVSLDAQSPDIAQGVDENSDSGKEIGAGDQGLMFGYACKDTPELMPLPIALSHRIINRITEARQTGEIGWIRPDNKAQVTVEYEGNTPVRIDTVVVSTQHCPDVDHATIVKEVTEKVIAPCLPAELDKGDIKYHINPTGKFVVGGPHGDCGLTGRKIIVDTYGGWGRHGGGAFSGKDATKVDRSAAYMARHIAKTIVASGVAERCEVQLAYAIGVTEPVSVHVDTQGTGTLSDDQICAAIRDFFPLTPGGIINYLDLRRPIYRPTAAGGHFGRSGDGFTWEKTDRAEEFATACKNATVAV, from the coding sequence GTGTCTAGTGGCAAATACTTATTTACCAGTGAATCGGTCAGCATGGGACATCCCGATAAACTGGCGGACCAGATCTCCGATGGAATCCTCGACGCTCTGCTGGAACAAGATCCCAACAGCCGGGTCGCTTGCGAAACGATGGTCACCACCGGAATGGCATGCATCGCGGGTGAGATCTCGTCCCAAGCGAACGTCAAATTTTCGGACGTCGTTCGCCAGGTGATCAACGAAGTCGGTTACACCGACGACAAGATGGGAATCAACGGCAGCACCTGCGCCGTATTGGTTTCTCTGGACGCACAAAGCCCCGATATCGCTCAAGGTGTCGATGAAAACTCCGACAGCGGCAAAGAAATCGGCGCTGGCGACCAAGGCTTGATGTTCGGATACGCTTGCAAAGACACTCCCGAATTGATGCCGTTGCCGATCGCGTTGTCGCACCGGATCATCAACCGGATCACCGAAGCCCGCCAGACTGGCGAGATCGGATGGATTCGTCCCGACAACAAGGCACAAGTCACCGTCGAATACGAAGGCAACACGCCAGTTCGTATCGATACGGTTGTCGTTTCGACCCAACACTGCCCCGATGTCGATCACGCGACGATCGTCAAAGAGGTCACCGAAAAGGTCATCGCCCCATGCTTGCCAGCTGAACTGGACAAGGGTGACATCAAGTACCACATCAACCCAACGGGCAAGTTTGTCGTCGGCGGACCTCACGGCGACTGTGGCCTGACCGGTCGCAAGATCATCGTCGACACTTACGGCGGATGGGGCCGTCACGGCGGTGGCGCGTTTAGTGGTAAAGACGCGACCAAGGTCGATCGCAGCGCCGCATACATGGCTCGCCACATCGCCAAGACGATCGTTGCCTCGGGCGTTGCCGAACGCTGCGAAGTCCAACTGGCGTACGCGATTGGCGTGACTGAACCTGTCAGCGTCCACGTCGATACGCAAGGAACCGGTACGCTGTCGGACGATCAGATCTGCGCAGCGATCCGCGATTTCTTCCCACTGACCCCCGGTGGCATTATCAATTACTTGGACCTGCGTCGGCCGATCTATCGCCCAACCGCAGCCGGTGGCCACTTCGGTCGCAGCGGCGACGGTTTCACTTGGGAAAAGACCGACCGCGCCGAAGAGTTCGCGACCGCTTGCAAGAATGCAACCGTTGCCGTCTAA